In Antechinus flavipes isolate AdamAnt ecotype Samford, QLD, Australia chromosome 3, AdamAnt_v2, whole genome shotgun sequence, a genomic segment contains:
- the PATE4 gene encoding prostate and testis expressed protein 4, whose protein sequence is MDKLLLGLSLLCFTWTVSGGWCINCRKKSVKIYASQKLLCRSCDFVLPKGDCIKGRGTCTAKINETCSTEKVFYNGLIQYGKLKCKEHCQESKTMLKKKMISSECCMGRNFCNNI, encoded by the exons ATGGACAAACTTCTCTTAGgcctttctcttctctgcttcACATGGACTGTGTCTGGGGGATGGTGTATAAACTGTCgaaaaaaatctgtgaaaatCTATG CTTCTCAGAAGCTGCTATGTAGAAGTTGCGACTTTGTTCTTCCAAAAGGAGATTGCATTAAAGGACGTGGCACCTGTACTGCAAAAATAAATGAGACCTGTTCAACTGAGAAAGTCTTCTACA ATGGACTCATTCAGTATGGAAAGCTGAAGTGTAAAGAACATTGTCAAGAATCCAAAACGAtgttaaagaaaaagatgatttcatCTGAGTGCTGTATGGGTCGAAACTTCTGTAATAATATCTAG